The Vicia villosa cultivar HV-30 ecotype Madison, WI linkage group LG1, Vvil1.0, whole genome shotgun sequence genome includes a region encoding these proteins:
- the LOC131628087 gene encoding PTI1-like tyrosine-protein kinase At3g15890 has protein sequence MGSSLSCCGSEKVDEVPTSFGVASNSWRIFTYKELHTATNGFSDDYKLGEGGFGSVYWGRTSDGLQIAVKKLKAMNSKAEMEFAVEVEVLGRVRHKNLLGLRGYCVGDDQRLIVYDYMPNLSLLSHLHGQFAVEVQLNWQKRMSIAIGSAEGILYLHHEVTPHIIHRDIKASNVLLDSDFVPLVADFGFAKLIPEGVSHMTTRVKGTLGYLAPEYAMWGKVSESCDVYSFGILLLELVTGRKPIEKLPGGLKRTITEWAEPLITKGRFRDMVDPKLRGNFDENQVKQTVNVAALCVQSAPEKRPNMKQVVSLLKGQEADQGKVVTKMRIDSVKYNAELLALDQPSDDDDYDGNSSYGVFSAIDAQKMKDPYKRGDNRKI, from the exons ATGGGATCTTCTCTCAGTTGCTGCGGTTCTGAGAAGGTCGATGAAGT GCCAACATCTTTTGGTGTAGCTAGCAATTCTTGGAGAATTTTCACATACAAGGAGTTGCATACAGCTACGAATGGGTTCAGCGATGATTATAAGCTCGGTGAAGGTGGATTTGGAAGTGTCTATTGGGGAAGAACCAGTGATGGTCTCCAG ATAGCAGTGAAGAAACTGAAAGCAATGAATTCAAAGGCTGAGATGGAATTTGCTGTAGAAGTTGAAGTACTTGGAAGGGTCAGGCACAAGAATTTATTAGGTCTTAGAGGCTATTGTGTTGGCGATGATCAGCGCCTTATTGTCTACGATTACATGCCGAATCTGAGTCTTCTTTCTCATCTCCATGGCCAGTTTGCTGTTGAAGTCCAACTCAACTGGCAAAAGAGAATGAGCATTGCAATTGGCTCGGCCGAAGGCATTTT GTACTTGCATCATGAGGTCACACCACACATTATCCATAGGGACATCAAAGCAAGCAATGTCTTACTTGATTCAGATTTCGTGCCTCTGGTTGCTGATTTTGGTTTCGCGAAGCTTATACCAGAAGGAGTTAGCCACATGACAACGCGTGTTAAGGGTACGTTAGGATACTTAGCGCCCGAGTATGCAATGTGGGGGAAAGTTTCTGAGAGTTGTGATGTTTATAGCTTTGGAATTCTTCTGCTAGAGCTAGTAACTGGTAGAAAGCCGATAGAAAAGTTACCTGGCGGGCTTAAGAGAACGATAACCGAATGGGCTGAGCCGTTGATAACGAAAGGAAGGTTTAGGGATATGGTTGATCCGAAACTTAGAGGAAACTTTGATGAGAATCAAGTTAAGCAAACGGTTAATGTGGCTGCACTTTGTGTGCAAAGCGCGCCTGAGAAACGACCGAATATGAAGCAAGTTGTTAGTCTTTTGAAAGGACAAGAAGCTGATCAAGGGAAAGTGGTGACTAAGATGAGAATAGATAGTGTTAAGTATAATGCGGAGTTATTGGCACTTGATCAAcctagtgatgatgatgattatgatggaAATAGTAGCTATGGTGTTTTTAGTGCTATTGATGCTCAGAAGATGAAGGATCCTTACAAGCGCGGCGATAACAGGAAAATTTGA